Proteins encoded together in one Mycobacterium simiae window:
- a CDS encoding homoserine dehydrogenase — translation MSGNGKPVGVAVLGFGNVGSEVVRIIEQSAEDLAARVGAPLVLRGIGVRRVAADRGVPVELLTDNVDELVSREDVDIVVELMGPVEPARKAILTALEHGKSVVTANKALLAQSTGELAQAAENAHVDLYFEAAVAGAIPVIRPLTQSLAGDTVVRVAGIVNGTTNYILSAMDSTGADYDSALADASALGYAEADPTADVEGYDAAAKAAILASIAFHTPVRSDDVYREGITKITPADFASAHALGCTIKLLSICERITTDEGQQRVSARVYPALVPLSHPLATVNGAFNAVVVEAEAAGRLMFYGQGAGGAPTASAVTGDLVMAARNRVLGSRGPKESKYAQLPVAPMGFILTRYYVSMNVADKPGVLSSVAAEFAKREVSIAEVRQEGVVDEGGRRIGARIVVVTHRATDAALSETVAALADLDVVQSVTSVLRLEGTSL, via the coding sequence GTGTCCGGTAATGGAAAGCCAGTCGGCGTAGCGGTACTCGGCTTCGGCAATGTCGGTAGCGAAGTGGTCCGCATCATCGAGCAGAGTGCGGAAGATCTCGCGGCCCGGGTCGGGGCGCCCCTTGTGTTGCGCGGCATCGGAGTCCGACGCGTCGCAGCCGATCGCGGCGTCCCGGTCGAACTGCTCACCGACAACGTCGATGAGCTGGTGTCCCGCGAAGACGTGGACATCGTCGTCGAATTGATGGGGCCGGTCGAGCCGGCCCGCAAGGCGATCCTGACGGCCCTCGAGCACGGCAAGTCGGTGGTCACGGCGAACAAGGCGTTATTGGCGCAGTCCACCGGAGAATTGGCCCAGGCTGCCGAAAACGCGCATGTGGACTTATATTTCGAGGCGGCGGTGGCCGGCGCGATCCCGGTTATCCGTCCGCTCACCCAGTCGCTGGCCGGCGACACGGTGGTGCGAGTGGCCGGCATCGTCAACGGCACCACCAACTACATCCTGTCCGCGATGGACAGCACCGGCGCCGATTACGACAGCGCGCTGGCCGACGCGAGTGCGCTCGGTTACGCCGAGGCCGACCCCACCGCCGATGTCGAGGGCTACGACGCCGCGGCCAAGGCGGCGATCCTGGCGTCCATCGCATTTCACACCCCGGTGAGGTCCGACGACGTCTACCGCGAGGGCATCACCAAGATCACCCCGGCGGACTTCGCGTCCGCGCACGCGCTGGGCTGCACCATCAAGCTGCTGTCAATCTGCGAACGCATCACCACTGACGAAGGCCAGCAACGTGTTTCGGCGCGCGTCTACCCGGCGCTGGTGCCGCTGTCGCATCCGTTGGCCACCGTCAACGGGGCGTTCAACGCGGTAGTGGTGGAAGCCGAGGCCGCGGGCCGGCTGATGTTCTATGGTCAGGGCGCCGGCGGTGCGCCGACCGCGTCGGCGGTGACCGGCGACCTGGTGATGGCGGCTCGCAACCGGGTATTGGGCAGCCGGGGGCCGAAAGAATCCAAGTATGCGCAACTGCCCGTCGCCCCAATGGGTTTCATCTTGACTCGCTACTACGTGAGCATGAATGTCGCCGACAAGCCGGGCGTCTTGTCCTCCGTGGCGGCCGAATTCGCCAAGCGCGAGGTCAGCATCGCCGAGGTCCGTCAGGAGGGTGTCGTGGACGAAGGCGGGCGCCGGATCGGTGCCCGCATCGTGGTGGTCACCCACCGCGCTACCGATGCCGCACTCTCCGAAACCGTTGCCGCGCTGGCTGATTTGGACGTCGTGCAGAGTGTGACGAGCGTGCTGAGATTAGAAGGAACCAGCCTATGA
- the thrC gene encoding threonine synthase: MSTPRTATHTPWPGLIAAYRDRLPVGDDWTPITLLEGGTPLIHAARLSEQTGCTVHLKVEGLNPTGSFKDRGMTMAVTDAVARGQQAVLCASTGNTSASAAAYAARAGITCAVLIPQGKIAMGKLAQAVMHGAKIIQIDGNFDDCLELARKMAADFPTISLVNSVNPVRIEGQKTAAFEIVDALGTAPDVHSLPVGNAGNITAYWKGYTEYHHEGIADKLPRMLGTQAAGAAPLVHGKPVSHPETIATAIRIGSPASWTAAVAAQQQSNGRFLAATDDEILAAYHLVAQSEGVFVEPASAASIAGLLKSVEDGWVARGSTVVCTVTGNGLKDPDTALRDMPSVSALPVDPVLVVEKLGLA; the protein is encoded by the coding sequence ATGAGCACGCCGCGTACCGCCACGCACACGCCGTGGCCGGGCCTGATCGCCGCCTACCGCGACCGACTGCCGGTCGGCGACGACTGGACGCCGATCACCTTGCTGGAGGGCGGCACGCCGCTGATTCACGCCGCTCGGCTGTCCGAGCAGACCGGCTGCACGGTCCACCTCAAGGTCGAGGGCCTCAATCCCACCGGCTCCTTCAAGGACCGGGGGATGACGATGGCGGTCACCGACGCGGTGGCGCGTGGTCAGCAGGCCGTGCTGTGCGCCTCCACCGGCAACACCTCGGCCTCGGCGGCGGCCTACGCCGCACGCGCCGGCATCACCTGCGCCGTGCTCATACCGCAGGGCAAGATCGCGATGGGCAAGCTCGCGCAGGCGGTGATGCACGGCGCCAAGATCATCCAGATCGACGGAAATTTCGACGACTGCCTGGAGCTGGCCCGCAAGATGGCCGCCGACTTCCCGACGATCTCGTTGGTCAACTCGGTCAACCCGGTGCGCATCGAGGGGCAGAAGACGGCGGCGTTCGAGATCGTGGATGCGCTGGGCACCGCGCCGGACGTGCACTCGCTGCCGGTCGGCAACGCGGGCAACATCACCGCCTACTGGAAGGGCTACACCGAGTACCACCACGAGGGCATCGCCGACAAGCTGCCGCGGATGCTGGGCACCCAGGCCGCCGGCGCGGCGCCATTGGTGCACGGCAAGCCCGTCAGCCACCCGGAGACCATCGCGACGGCCATCCGCATCGGCTCGCCGGCCTCGTGGACCGCTGCGGTCGCCGCGCAGCAGCAGTCCAACGGCCGGTTCCTGGCCGCGACCGACGACGAGATCCTGGCCGCCTACCATCTGGTCGCTCAATCCGAAGGTGTGTTCGTCGAACCCGCATCCGCGGCCAGCATCGCCGGCCTGCTCAAGTCCGTCGAGGACGGCTGGGTGGCCCGCGGATCGACCGTGGTGTGCACTGTGACCGGTAACGGCCTCAAGGACCCCGACACCGCCCTGCGGGATATGCCGAGCGTGTCTGCACTGCCGGTAGACCCCGTCCTGGTCGTCGAAAAGCTGGGTCTCGCGTAG
- the thrB gene encoding homoserine kinase has protein sequence MTQLLPAGLVASAAVSASSANLGPGFDSIGLALSLSDEIVLQTTDSGLVVEVEGEGADQVPLGPDHLVVRAIERGMQAAGVRAPGMVVRCRNAIPHSRGLGSSAAAVVSGLAAVNGLVAQTDSSPLSEAQLVQLASEFEGHPDNAAAAVLGGAVVSWTDGNGARAEYSAVPLALHPGIRLFCAIPDERSSTAETRVLLPERVSHEDARFNLSRAALLVVALTSRPDLLMAATEDVLHQPQRAAAMPASAEYLRLLRRLKLSATLSGAGPSVIALSTDSELPAEALDYGAANGFRVVQLTPGEGVRWSPGATITG, from the coding sequence GTGACTCAACTGCTGCCCGCCGGGCTGGTGGCCAGCGCCGCGGTGTCGGCGTCCAGTGCCAACCTCGGCCCCGGTTTTGACAGCATCGGCCTGGCGTTGAGTCTCTCCGACGAGATCGTCCTGCAGACAACCGATTCCGGACTCGTCGTTGAGGTGGAAGGCGAGGGCGCCGACCAGGTCCCATTGGGCCCGGACCATTTGGTGGTGCGCGCCATCGAACGCGGCATGCAGGCGGCCGGGGTGCGGGCGCCCGGCATGGTGGTGCGCTGCCGAAATGCCATCCCACACTCCCGCGGCCTCGGCTCGTCGGCCGCGGCGGTGGTCAGCGGCCTGGCTGCGGTGAACGGCCTTGTTGCACAAACGGATTCGTCACCGCTGAGCGAGGCGCAGCTGGTCCAGCTGGCGTCGGAGTTTGAAGGCCATCCCGACAATGCCGCCGCCGCGGTGCTGGGCGGCGCGGTGGTGTCGTGGACCGACGGCAACGGGGCCCGGGCCGAATATTCGGCAGTGCCGCTTGCGCTGCATCCCGGAATCCGGCTGTTCTGCGCGATCCCAGATGAGCGTTCGTCCACCGCGGAGACCCGCGTGCTGCTGCCCGAGCGGGTCAGCCACGAAGACGCCCGGTTCAACCTGAGCCGGGCCGCATTGCTGGTAGTCGCGCTCACCAGCCGCCCCGATTTACTGATGGCGGCCACCGAAGACGTGCTGCACCAGCCGCAACGAGCCGCCGCGATGCCCGCGTCGGCGGAATATCTGCGGCTGCTGCGGCGTCTTAAGCTGTCAGCGACGCTTTCGGGGGCGGGTCCATCGGTTATCGCATTGAGTACCGACTCGGAGCTGCCGGCGGAGGCGCTGGACTACGGTGCCGCCAATGGATTCAGGGTGGTGCAGCTGACGCCCGGCGAAGGAGTTCGCTGGAGCCCGGGTGCCACAATCACCGGATAA
- the rho gene encoding transcription termination factor Rho — translation MTDTDLFTADESTDGNQLSDAVTTTTPDVKSKVSTGSLSTLVLPELRALASQAGVKGTSGMRKNELIAAIKEIRGQANGAGAEAAPTTDTGSGNGDGDKTKNQEKNRDNAKAEAPAAQGEQQDSAPEAAPRRERRTATREAGSSGRGDESDRAKAQNRNGTAPEETDTRDRGAKDNKGEDRGSDSGDQGGDQQGSGGQQGRGGSNQQDDDGEGRQGRRGRRFRDRRRRGERSGEGGDAELREDDVVQPVAGILDVLDNYAFVRTSGYLAGPHDVYVSMNMVRKNGLRRGDAVTGAVRVPREGEQPNQRQKFNPLVRLDSVNGGPVEDAKKRPEFSKLTPLYPNQRLRLETTPDRLTTRVIDLIMPIGKGQRALIVSPPKAGKTTILQDIANAITKNNPECHLMVVLVDERPEEVTDMQRSVKGEVIASTFDRPPSDHTSVAELAIERAKRLVEQGKDVVVLLDSITRLGRAYNNASPASGRILSGGVDSTALYPPKRFLGAARNIEEGGSLTIIATAMVETGSTGDTVIFEEFKGTGNAELKLDRKISERRVFPAVDVNPSGTRKDELLLSPDEFGIVHKLRRVLSGLDSHQAIDLLMSQLRKTKTNYEFLVQVSKTTPGAMDGD, via the coding sequence GTGACTGATACGGACCTGTTCACGGCTGACGAAAGCACCGACGGCAACCAGCTGTCGGATGCCGTGACCACAACCACTCCCGACGTCAAATCCAAGGTCTCGACCGGCTCCCTGTCGACCCTGGTGCTGCCCGAATTGCGTGCGCTGGCGAGCCAGGCCGGCGTCAAGGGGACGTCGGGCATGCGCAAGAACGAACTCATCGCCGCGATCAAAGAAATCCGGGGCCAGGCGAACGGCGCTGGCGCCGAGGCCGCCCCGACCACCGACACGGGCAGCGGCAACGGCGACGGCGACAAAACCAAGAACCAAGAAAAGAACCGAGATAACGCGAAGGCCGAAGCCCCGGCCGCCCAAGGGGAACAGCAGGATTCGGCGCCCGAAGCCGCGCCGCGCCGGGAACGCCGCACCGCCACCCGCGAAGCGGGCTCATCCGGCCGCGGCGACGAGTCGGATCGTGCCAAGGCACAGAACCGCAACGGCACCGCCCCCGAGGAGACCGACACCCGCGACCGCGGCGCGAAGGACAACAAGGGCGAAGACCGCGGGTCGGATTCCGGCGACCAAGGTGGGGATCAACAGGGCTCGGGCGGCCAGCAGGGGCGCGGTGGTTCGAATCAGCAGGATGACGACGGCGAGGGCCGGCAGGGCCGGCGCGGTCGCCGATTCCGGGACCGCCGGCGGCGCGGCGAACGCAGCGGTGAGGGCGGCGACGCCGAGCTGCGCGAAGACGACGTCGTCCAGCCGGTGGCCGGCATCCTTGACGTCCTGGACAACTACGCGTTCGTGCGCACGTCGGGGTACCTGGCCGGCCCGCACGATGTCTACGTCTCGATGAACATGGTCCGCAAGAACGGCCTGCGCCGCGGCGACGCGGTGACTGGTGCCGTGCGGGTGCCCCGCGAGGGCGAGCAGCCCAACCAGCGGCAGAAGTTCAACCCGCTGGTCCGGCTGGACAGCGTCAACGGGGGCCCGGTCGAGGACGCCAAGAAACGGCCCGAGTTCAGCAAGCTCACGCCGCTCTACCCCAACCAGCGGCTGCGCCTGGAGACCACTCCCGACCGGCTGACCACCCGTGTCATCGACCTGATCATGCCGATCGGCAAGGGCCAGCGCGCGCTGATCGTGTCGCCGCCCAAGGCCGGTAAGACGACGATCCTGCAGGACATCGCCAACGCGATCACCAAGAACAACCCGGAATGCCACCTGATGGTCGTGCTCGTCGACGAGCGGCCTGAAGAGGTCACCGACATGCAGCGTTCGGTCAAGGGTGAGGTCATCGCTTCGACCTTCGACCGCCCGCCGTCCGACCACACCTCGGTCGCCGAGCTGGCTATCGAGCGGGCCAAGCGCCTGGTCGAGCAGGGCAAGGACGTCGTGGTGCTGCTGGACTCGATCACCCGGCTGGGCCGCGCCTACAACAACGCGTCGCCGGCATCGGGCCGGATCCTGTCCGGTGGTGTCGACTCCACCGCGCTCTACCCACCTAAGCGGTTCCTGGGTGCGGCCCGCAATATCGAGGAAGGCGGATCGCTGACCATCATCGCCACCGCGATGGTCGAGACCGGCTCCACCGGTGACACGGTGATCTTCGAAGAGTTCAAGGGCACCGGTAACGCGGAGCTCAAGCTGGACCGCAAGATCTCCGAGCGCCGGGTCTTCCCGGCGGTGGACGTCAACCCGTCCGGCACCCGGAAGGACGAGCTGCTGCTGTCGCCCGACGAGTTCGGCATCGTGCACAAGCTGCGGCGCGTGCTGTCGGGGCTGGATTCGCATCAGGCCATCGACCTGCTGATGTCGCAGCTACGCAAGACGAAAACCAACTACGAGTTCTTGGTGCAGGTGTCCAAGACGACGCCGGGAGCCATGGACGGTGACTGA
- the rpmE gene encoding 50S ribosomal protein L31 — translation MKTDIHPAYAETTVVCGCGHTFQTRSTKEGGRIVVEVCSQCHPFYTGKQKILDSGGRVARFEKRYGKRKAGADKAESAGK, via the coding sequence ATGAAAACTGACATTCATCCCGCCTACGCGGAGACCACGGTGGTCTGCGGATGCGGTCACACGTTCCAGACCCGCAGCACCAAAGAAGGCGGTCGCATCGTCGTCGAGGTCTGCTCGCAGTGCCACCCGTTCTACACCGGCAAGCAGAAGATTCTGGACAGCGGCGGCCGGGTTGCACGCTTCGAGAAGCGTTACGGAAAGCGCAAGGCCGGAGCCGACAAGGCTGAATCAGCCGGTAAATAG
- the prfA gene encoding peptide chain release factor 1, giving the protein MTQPVQTIDVLLAEHAELEQRLSDPELHGNPDEARKAGRRFARLAPIVATHRKLEAARDDLATARELAADDDSFADEVVELEARVAELDTQLTDMLAPRDPHDADDVVLEVKSGEGGEESALFAADLARMYIRYAERHGWTVTVLDETTSDLGGYKDATLTIASKGDSVDGVWSRLKFEGGVHRVQRVPVTESQGRVHTSAAGVLVYPEPEEVGEVQIDESDLRIDVYRSSGKGGQGVNTTDSAVRITHLPTGTVVTCQNERSQLQNKIRAMQVLAARLQALAEEQAQADASADRASQIRTVDRSERIRTYNFPENRITDHRIGFKSHNLDQVLDGDLDALFDALSAADKQARLQQA; this is encoded by the coding sequence ATGACGCAGCCGGTACAGACGATTGACGTGCTGCTCGCCGAGCACGCCGAGCTCGAGCAGCGACTGTCGGATCCCGAGCTGCACGGCAATCCCGACGAGGCACGCAAGGCGGGTCGCCGATTCGCCCGACTGGCCCCGATTGTCGCCACCCATCGCAAGCTGGAGGCCGCTCGCGACGATCTGGCGACCGCACGCGAACTGGCCGCCGACGACGACTCGTTCGCTGACGAGGTCGTCGAACTCGAAGCGCGCGTGGCCGAACTCGACACGCAGCTCACCGACATGCTGGCGCCGCGCGATCCGCACGATGCCGACGATGTCGTGCTGGAAGTCAAATCCGGTGAAGGCGGCGAAGAATCGGCGTTGTTCGCCGCCGATCTAGCCCGGATGTACATCCGCTACGCCGAGCGGCACGGCTGGACGGTGACGGTACTGGACGAGACCACCTCCGACCTGGGCGGCTATAAGGATGCGACGTTGACCATCGCCAGCAAGGGCGACTCGGTCGACGGGGTGTGGTCGCGGTTGAAGTTCGAGGGCGGCGTACACCGCGTGCAACGCGTCCCGGTCACGGAATCCCAAGGGCGGGTGCATACTTCGGCCGCCGGCGTGCTGGTCTATCCCGAACCCGAAGAGGTCGGCGAAGTGCAGATCGACGAGTCGGATCTGCGCATCGACGTCTACCGGTCGTCCGGCAAGGGCGGGCAGGGCGTCAACACCACCGATTCGGCGGTGCGAATCACCCACCTGCCCACCGGAACCGTCGTCACCTGCCAGAACGAACGATCACAGCTGCAGAACAAGATTCGGGCCATGCAGGTGCTGGCCGCCCGGCTGCAGGCACTCGCCGAGGAACAGGCGCAGGCCGACGCGTCGGCGGATCGGGCCAGCCAGATCCGCACCGTGGATCGCAGCGAACGGATCCGCACCTACAACTTCCCGGAGAACCGCATCACCGATCACCGAATCGGTTTCAAGTCACACAATCTCGACCAGGTTCTCGACGGTGACCTGGATGCCCTCTTCGATGCGCTCAGCGCCGCCGACAAACAAGCACGGTTGCAACAGGCATGA
- the prmC gene encoding peptide chain release factor N(5)-glutamine methyltransferase, which produces MTALRRVIDSAATVLAEAGIDSARFDAEELAAYVAGAERGRLTLIESIDDDFLVRYHDAVAARSRRVPLQHLTGTAAFGPVLLQVGPGVFIPRPETEAILEWAISQRLTAPAVIVDLCTGSGALAIALAVHWPTARVIGIDDSEAALDYARRNVAGTAVELVRADVSTAGLLPELDGRVDLIVANPPYVPDDVVLEPEVARHDPAHAVFGGTDGMAVIPALAGLAGRWLRPGGQFAVEHDDTTSYATVDVVAATGLFDDIQARRDLAGRPRFVTARRRAAHPQTRGALRG; this is translated from the coding sequence ATGACCGCCCTGAGACGCGTGATCGATTCTGCTGCGACGGTGCTTGCCGAAGCCGGAATCGATTCGGCGCGTTTCGATGCCGAGGAGTTGGCCGCCTACGTGGCGGGTGCCGAACGCGGCCGGTTGACGCTGATCGAATCGATCGACGACGACTTCTTGGTGCGCTACCACGACGCGGTCGCCGCGCGGTCGCGGCGGGTGCCGTTGCAACATCTGACCGGGACGGCCGCGTTCGGCCCGGTCCTGCTGCAGGTGGGCCCGGGGGTGTTCATTCCGCGGCCAGAGACCGAGGCGATCTTGGAATGGGCCATCTCGCAGCGCCTGACGGCGCCAGCTGTGATCGTCGACTTGTGCACGGGCTCGGGCGCTTTGGCGATCGCCCTGGCTGTGCACTGGCCTACCGCCCGCGTCATCGGCATCGACGACTCCGAGGCGGCCCTGGACTACGCGCGCCGCAACGTCGCGGGCACCGCGGTGGAACTGGTGCGCGCCGATGTCAGCACTGCGGGCCTGCTTCCCGAGCTCGACGGACGGGTTGACCTGATCGTGGCCAATCCGCCCTACGTGCCCGACGATGTCGTGCTGGAGCCCGAGGTGGCCCGGCATGACCCGGCGCACGCGGTGTTCGGCGGCACCGACGGCATGGCGGTGATTCCCGCGCTGGCCGGTCTGGCTGGGCGCTGGCTGCGCCCCGGCGGCCAGTTTGCCGTCGAGCACGACGACACCACCTCCTACGCCACCGTCGACGTCGTCGCGGCCACCGGCCTGTTCGACGACATCCAGGCACGGCGCGATCTGGCCGGCCGGCCACGGTTTGTGACCGCGCGCCGGCGTGCGGCGCACCCGCAGACCCGGGGTGCCCTCCGTGGCTGA
- a CDS encoding L-threonylcarbamoyladenylate synthase, with product MAEVFDCAVPEQRSAGIAAAVGALKGGRLVVLPTDTVYGIGADAFDNSAVAALLAAKGRGRDMPVGVLVGSWHTIEGLVYTVPDGARDLIRAFWPGALSLVVAQAPSLQWDLGDARGTVMLRMPLHPVAIELLREVGPMAVSSANVSGRPAAVDAAEARAQLGDLVDVYLDAGPAQQQAASTIVDLTGETPRLLRAGPVSAERIAEVLGIDPGRLIA from the coding sequence GTGGCTGAGGTGTTCGATTGTGCTGTGCCCGAACAACGTTCGGCCGGGATCGCCGCTGCGGTCGGGGCGCTGAAGGGCGGCCGGTTGGTGGTGCTGCCTACTGACACCGTGTATGGCATCGGTGCCGACGCCTTCGACAACTCCGCGGTGGCCGCACTGCTTGCCGCGAAGGGGCGGGGCCGCGACATGCCGGTCGGTGTCCTGGTCGGCTCCTGGCACACCATCGAAGGCCTGGTCTACACCGTGCCGGATGGGGCGCGGGACCTCATCCGCGCATTTTGGCCTGGCGCGCTGAGTCTTGTTGTGGCACAGGCACCGTCGTTGCAATGGGATCTCGGCGATGCTCGTGGCACCGTGATGCTGCGGATGCCGCTGCACCCGGTGGCCATCGAGCTGCTGCGCGAGGTCGGTCCGATGGCGGTGTCCAGCGCCAACGTCTCCGGGCGCCCGGCCGCGGTGGACGCCGCGGAGGCCCGCGCCCAGCTCGGCGATCTCGTCGACGTCTATCTCGACGCCGGGCCCGCCCAACAACAGGCCGCCTCCACGATCGTCGACCTCACCGGGGAGACGCCGCGGCTGCTGCGGGCGGGACCGGTGAGTGCCGAGCGGATCGCGGAAGTACTCGGCATCGATCCGGGGCGATTGATCGCCTAG